One window from the genome of Cricetulus griseus strain 17A/GY chromosome 2, alternate assembly CriGri-PICRH-1.0, whole genome shotgun sequence encodes:
- the Ddost gene encoding dolichyl-diphosphooligosaccharide--protein glycosyltransferase 48 kDa subunit isoform X1: MKMGVRLAARAWPLCGLLLAALGGVCASGPRTLVLLDNLNVRDTHSMFFRSLKDRGFELTFKTADDPSLSLIKYGEFLYDNLVIFSPSVEDFGGNINVETISAFIDGGGSVLVAASSDIGDPLRELGSECGIEFDEEKTAVIDHHNYDVSDLGQHTLIVADTENLLKAPTIVGKSSLNPILFRGVGMVADPDNPLVLDILTGSSTSYSFFPDKPITQYPHAVGKNTLLIAGLQARNNARVIFSGSLDFFSDAFFNSAVQKATPGAQRYSQTGNYELAVALSRWVFKEEGVLRVGPVSHHRVGETAPPNAYTVTDLVEYSIVIEQLSNGKWVPFDGDDIQLEFVRIDPFVRTFLKRKGGKYSVQFKLPDVYGVFQFKVDYNRLGYTHLYSSTQVSVRPLQHTQYERFIPSAYPYYASAFSMMAGLFIFSIVFLHMKEKEKSD; the protein is encoded by the exons ATGAAGATGGGTGTCCGCCTCGCCGCCCGTGCCTGGCCCCTCTGTGGGCTGCTGCTGGCTGCGCTCGGCGGCGTCTGCGCCAGCGGCCCCCGCACCCTCGTGCTTCTGGACAACCTCAACGTGCGGGACACGCACTCGATGTTCTTCCGCAGCCTGAAGG ACCGGGGCTTTGAACTCACCTTCAAGACCGCAGATGACCCCAGCTTGTCCCTCATTAAGTACGGGGAGTTCCTCTATGACAACCTCGTCATCTTCTCCCCCTCCGTGGAAG ATTTTGGAGGCAACATCAACGTGGAGACCATCAGTGCCTTCATTGACGGTGGCGGCAGTGTTTTGGTAGCTGCCAGTTCCGACATTG GTGACCCTCTTCGGGAGCTGGGCAGTGAGTGTGGGATTGAATTTGATGAAGAGAAAACAGCTGTCATTGACCATCACAACTACGATGTCTCAGACCTTGGCCAG CATACGCTCATCGTGGCTGATACTGAAAACCTGCTGAAGGCCCCAACCATTGTTGGGAAGTCATCTCTGAACCCCATTCTCTTCCGAGGAGTTGG AATGGTGGCTGACCCTGATAATCCCCTGGTTTTGGACATCCTCACGGGTTCTTCAACCTCCTactccttcttcccagataaGCCCATCACCCAG TACCCCCATGCAGTGGGGAAGAACACTCTCCTGATTGCGGGCCTCCAGGCCAGGAACAATGCCCGGGTCATCTTCAGTGGCTCCCTGGATTTCTTTAGCGATGCCTTCTTCAACTCAGCAGTACAGAAAGCCACACCCGGTGCCCAGAG gTATTCTCAGACAGGCAACTATGAGCTAGCTGTGGCCCTCTCCCGCTGGGTGTTCAAGGAGGAGGGCGTCCTCCGAGTGGGGCCTGTGTCCCATCATCGGGTGGGCGAGACGGCTCCACCCAATGCCTACACTGTCACCGACCTAGTG GAGTACAGCATTGTGATCGAGCAACTCTCCAATGGCAAGTGGGTCCCCTTTGATGGGGACGACATTCAGCTGGAGTTCGTGCGCATTGACCCCTTTGTGAGGACCTTCTTGAAGAGGAAAG GTGGCAAGTACAGTGTCCAGTTCAAGCTGCCTGATGTGTATGGTGTGTTCCAGTTTAAAGTGGATTACAACCGGCTAGGCTACACACACCTGTACTCCTCCACCCAG GTGTCAGTGAGGCCACTCCAGCACACACAGTATGAGCGCTTCATCCCCTCGGCTTACCCCTACTATGCCAGTGCCTTCTCTATGATGGCTGGCCTCTTCATCTTCAGCATCGTCTTCTTACAcatgaaggagaaggaaaagtctgACTGA
- the Ddost gene encoding dolichyl-diphosphooligosaccharide--protein glycosyltransferase 48 kDa subunit isoform X2, whose translation MKMGVRLAARAWPLCGLLLAALGGVCASGPRTLVLLDNLNVRDTHSMFFRSLKDRGFELTFKTADDPSLSLIKYGEFLYDNLVIFSPSVEGDPLRELGSECGIEFDEEKTAVIDHHNYDVSDLGQHTLIVADTENLLKAPTIVGKSSLNPILFRGVGMVADPDNPLVLDILTGSSTSYSFFPDKPITQYPHAVGKNTLLIAGLQARNNARVIFSGSLDFFSDAFFNSAVQKATPGAQRYSQTGNYELAVALSRWVFKEEGVLRVGPVSHHRVGETAPPNAYTVTDLVEYSIVIEQLSNGKWVPFDGDDIQLEFVRIDPFVRTFLKRKGGKYSVQFKLPDVYGVFQFKVDYNRLGYTHLYSSTQVSVRPLQHTQYERFIPSAYPYYASAFSMMAGLFIFSIVFLHMKEKEKSD comes from the exons ATGAAGATGGGTGTCCGCCTCGCCGCCCGTGCCTGGCCCCTCTGTGGGCTGCTGCTGGCTGCGCTCGGCGGCGTCTGCGCCAGCGGCCCCCGCACCCTCGTGCTTCTGGACAACCTCAACGTGCGGGACACGCACTCGATGTTCTTCCGCAGCCTGAAGG ACCGGGGCTTTGAACTCACCTTCAAGACCGCAGATGACCCCAGCTTGTCCCTCATTAAGTACGGGGAGTTCCTCTATGACAACCTCGTCATCTTCTCCCCCTCCGTGGAAG GTGACCCTCTTCGGGAGCTGGGCAGTGAGTGTGGGATTGAATTTGATGAAGAGAAAACAGCTGTCATTGACCATCACAACTACGATGTCTCAGACCTTGGCCAG CATACGCTCATCGTGGCTGATACTGAAAACCTGCTGAAGGCCCCAACCATTGTTGGGAAGTCATCTCTGAACCCCATTCTCTTCCGAGGAGTTGG AATGGTGGCTGACCCTGATAATCCCCTGGTTTTGGACATCCTCACGGGTTCTTCAACCTCCTactccttcttcccagataaGCCCATCACCCAG TACCCCCATGCAGTGGGGAAGAACACTCTCCTGATTGCGGGCCTCCAGGCCAGGAACAATGCCCGGGTCATCTTCAGTGGCTCCCTGGATTTCTTTAGCGATGCCTTCTTCAACTCAGCAGTACAGAAAGCCACACCCGGTGCCCAGAG gTATTCTCAGACAGGCAACTATGAGCTAGCTGTGGCCCTCTCCCGCTGGGTGTTCAAGGAGGAGGGCGTCCTCCGAGTGGGGCCTGTGTCCCATCATCGGGTGGGCGAGACGGCTCCACCCAATGCCTACACTGTCACCGACCTAGTG GAGTACAGCATTGTGATCGAGCAACTCTCCAATGGCAAGTGGGTCCCCTTTGATGGGGACGACATTCAGCTGGAGTTCGTGCGCATTGACCCCTTTGTGAGGACCTTCTTGAAGAGGAAAG GTGGCAAGTACAGTGTCCAGTTCAAGCTGCCTGATGTGTATGGTGTGTTCCAGTTTAAAGTGGATTACAACCGGCTAGGCTACACACACCTGTACTCCTCCACCCAG GTGTCAGTGAGGCCACTCCAGCACACACAGTATGAGCGCTTCATCCCCTCGGCTTACCCCTACTATGCCAGTGCCTTCTCTATGATGGCTGGCCTCTTCATCTTCAGCATCGTCTTCTTACAcatgaaggagaaggaaaagtctgACTGA